One Solanum lycopersicum chromosome 4, SLM_r2.1 DNA window includes the following coding sequences:
- the LOC104647190 gene encoding serine carboxypeptidase-like 13 codes for MEKLLKLRVLLLLLLLQQQQEANSYSTVEYLPGWQGRLPFPLETGYVGVGKDEAVQLFYYFLESESEPTTDPLLVWLSGGPGCSSVIAIVDEIGPIRFVEQVYNGSMPSFELNPHAWTKIANVIFLDQPVNTGFSYATNSAAYKYTDVQACEYVYEFLRKWLNDHPQFISNPFYVSGNSYSGMIIPIITQLISNGNIAGKEPLVNLQGYLIGNAVTISPQDEKYHIVFCHGMGLISDELYKSLEKNCRGEYTNINPKNTGCANDFRNFKQLVKNINVEHVLKPFCTNDDDPKDVYQMTSERRLLGDKLISLQREDKCDSDWRKHLRYWANDPQVQEALHVRKGIIESWIKCRRDISEGSHHNYTLTVHNVVPCHANLSTKGYRSLIYSGDHDYMVPFQDTQTWIKSLNYSIDDDWRQWNVNNQVAGYTRSYSNKMTYATVKGAGHTACMDKPEECFVMFKRWIRHDPL; via the exons ATGGAGAAATTGTTGAAACTGCGagttttgcttcttcttcttcttcttcaacaacaacaagaagctAATTCGTATTCTACTGTTGAGTATCTTCCCGGTTGGCAGGGCCGCCTCCCGTTTCCTCTAGAGACCGG gtATGTTGGAGTTGGTAAAGATGAGGCGGTGCAACTTTTCTACTATTTTTTGGAGTCAGAATCAGAGCCTACTACTGATCCTCTTTTGGTTTGGCTATCTGGTGGACCAGGTTGCTCTTCTGTCATTGCCATTGTTGATGAGATAg GACCAATCCGTTTTGTGGAACAAGTCTACAATGGGAGTATGCCATCGTTTGAACTAAACCCACATGCATGGACAAAA ATAGCAAATGTAATATTTTTGGATCAACCAGTAAACACTGGATTCTCATATGCAACAAATTCAGCTGCATATAAGTATACTGATGTGCAAGCATGTGAATATGTCTATGAATTCTTAAGAAAG tGGCTCAATGATCATCCACAATTCATCTCAAATCCATTTTATGTTTCTGGAAATTCATATTCTGGCATGATTATTCCAATTATTACTCAGTTGATATCAAATG GAAATATAGCAGGCAAAGAGCCATTAGTTAATCTTCAG GGATATTTAATTGGCAATGCTGTAACAATTAGTCCTCAAGATGAAAAGTACCATATAGTTTTTTGCCATGGCATGGGACTCATATCTGATGAACTTTATAAG TCATTAGAGAAGAATTGTAGAGGAGAATACACAAACATTAATCCCAAAAATACAGGATGTGCAAATGACTTTCGAAATTTCAAACAG CTTGTAAAAAACATTAATGTGGAACACGTATTAAAGCCCTTTTGcacaaatgatgatgatcctaAAGACGTGTATCAAATGACTAGTGAAAGAAGATTACTTGGTGATAAACTCATCTCCTTGCAACGTGAAGATAAGTGTGAT TCTGATTGGCGCAAGCATTTGAGGTATTGGGCTAATGACCCTCAAGTCCAAGAAGCTCTTCATGTTAGGAAG GGGATTATAGAAAGTTGGATAAAATGTAGAAGAGATATCAGTGAAGGCTCTCATCATAACTACACTTTGACGGTACATAATGTTGTACCATGTCATGCAAATTTAAGCACTAAAGGTTATCGATCACTTATATACAG TGGAGATCATGATTATATGGTACCTTTTCAAGATACACAAACATGGATAAAGTCTCTAAACTACTCTATTGATGATGATTGGCGCCAATGGAACGTAAACAATCAAGTTGCTGG CTATACGAGATCTTACTCCAACAAAATGACTTATGCAACAGTGAAg gGAGCTGGACACACAGCTTGTATGGACAAACCTGAAGAATGTTTTGTTATGTTCAAAAGATGGATAAGACATGATCCTTTATAA
- the LOC101256480 gene encoding UDP-glycosyltransferase 79B6, translating into MAKFIESKLEIVMFPWLAYGHLIPFMNLSNELAKRGHNITFLLPQNAETRLQKLNLYPNLIKFHKLTIPHVDGLPYGAETTADVPGPMETLLATAFDELYDEIKSILQNLKPHFVFFDFAYWIPDLAKEIGGIKTLIYLLISPAALCKSTDKATFMTSTAAELVKPPPGYPSTTVVLHESEAKLLSFVYHEYGKGITFQQRLDKALRRCDVIAAKTCREIEGIFCEYLANLLEKPVIYVGPVIPEPKKEQHDLSNWLEKFEPGSVVFCAFGSQMILEKTQFQELVLGFELTELPFLLVVKPPQGTNSVEEALPEGFKQRIQEKGLILDCWVPQLEILRHKSVGCFVTHCGYGSMWESLVLCDCQLVLLPRPIDHIFTARLMGQHLKVGVEVEKDENDMFTKENLCKAVKCVMDKDSQIGCVVKENHKKWKKLLSSPGFMSNYIDNFIQDLHGLVVKNS; encoded by the coding sequence ATGGCGAAATTCATAGAGTCAAAGTTGGAAATAGTGATGTTCCCATGGCTTGCTTATGGACATTTGATTCCATTTATGAATCTCTCAAATGAACTTGCAAAAAGAGGTCACAATATCACATTCTTGTTGCCTCAAAATGCTGAAACTAGACTTCAAAAACTCAATCTTTACCCAAATCTCATCAAATTTCATAAACTGACAATACCTCATGTTGATGGCCTTCCCTATGGAGCAGAGACAACAGCTGATGTTCCTGGACCAATGGAGACTCTGTTAGCAACTGCTTTTGATGAATTGTATGATGAAATCAAATCAATTCTTCAAAATCTAAAACCCCATTTCGTTTTCTTTGATTTTGCTTATTGGATTCCTGATTTAGCGAAAGAAATTGGGGGTATCAAAACTCTGATATACCTACTTATTTCCCCTGCTGCACTATGTAAATCAACGGATAAGGCTACTTTTATGACATCAACCGCTGCTGAGCTAGTAAAGCCACCACCAGGTTACCCTTCTACTACTGTGGTGTTGCATGAAAGTGAAGCTAAGTTGTTGTCATTTGTATATCATGAATATGGAAAGGGGATCACGTTTCAACAACGATTGGACAAGGCACTTAGACGATGCGATGTAATAGCTGCAAAAACATGTAGAGAGATTGAAGGTATCTTTTGTGAATACCTAGCAAATCTACTTGAAAAGCCAGTCATTTACGTTGGACCTGTGATTCCCGAGCCCAAAAAAGAGCAACACGATTTATCAAATTGGCTCGAGAAATTCGAGCCAGGATCAGTTGTGTTCTGTGCATTTGGGAGCCAAATGATTCTTGAAAAGACGCAGTTTCAAGAGCTTGTTTTAGGCTTTGAATTGACTGAGTTACCATTTCTTTTAGTTGTTAAACCACCTCAAGGGACAAATTCAGTAGAAGAAGCCTTGCCGGAGGGATTCAAGCAAAGAATTCAAGAAAAGGGATTGATTCTTGATTGTTGGGTGCCACAATTGGAGATTTTAAGACACAAATCAGTTGGTTGTTTCGTGACTCACTGTGGTTATGGGTCGATGTGGGAGTCTTTGGTGTTGTGCGATTGTCAATTGGTACTTTTGCCAAGGCCTATTGATCACATTTTTACTGCTAGGCTTATGGGACAACACCTTAAGGTTGGTGTAGAAGTGGAGAAGGATGAAAATGATATGTTTACTAAAGAGAATTTGTGCAAGGCTGTGAAATGTGTGATGGATAAAGATAGCCAAATCGGTTGTGTTGTGAAAGAGAATCATAAGAAATGGAAAAAACTTCTTTCGAGTCCTGGATTCATGAGTAACTACATCGATAACTTCATTCAAGACTTGCATGGACTTGTAGTTAAAAATAGTTAG